AAGGAATTTTAATTTTCTTTTGCTCGCCCTTGAACCAATAGGCAGAAAGCAGCGCAATGGGGATAATCCAGAGTGCGCGGGCCAATTTGACTGTAGTGGCGACCTTTAGGGCCTCTTCTCCATAGCTATGGGCGGCCCCCACCACCGAGCTAGTATCATGGATAGCGATAGCGGCCCAAAGGCCAAAATCGGCTTGGCTAAGGCCTATGGCTTGGCCAATTAGGGGAAAAAGGACCAAAGCAATAGAATTAAGGATAAACACCACCCCTAAGGCCGTGGATATATTCCGTTCGGAGGCATTGACTACAGGAGCCACCGCAGCAATAGCGCTTCCGCCACAGATAGCGGTCCCCGAGCCAATCAGATGGCTTTCTCTTCTGGGCATTTTGAGCAAACGGCCAATGATAAAGGCCAAACTAAGGGTAAGCGTAATAGAAAAAACGGTCAGTAAAAAGCCCTCTTGGCCTACTTGCAGTGCCTCTTGGGCCGAAATGCCAAAGCCCAGGCCGATAACCGCCACCTTCAGTAATTTTTTAACCGCCTTTTGGCTATGGCTAAGAAAAGGGTGGCCCAAAAAATGGCGAAAAAGGAGGCCAACGACCAAAGCCGCAGCGCTATTGGCCCAGGGAGTAAGGGCCCAAACAAGAAGAAGGACAAAGAGTATACGGATAGGCCAGCTATTGGCTAGCGCTTGTTGTTTTGACATCATTATTGTTTTTTATGCAAAGAAAGCAGAGAAGAGAAAGTTAGTTTGCAATAAAAATCACAGCCCGCCCAAAGTAGCGACAAAAGAAAGACAAAAGTCCTGTTTTATAAAAGTAACTGGCTTTTTGGTCAAAATTTTGTTGAGCTTTATCATTAATTAAGTTTAACAAAAGACATATAGTCATATGATCTCAAAACCGAAATTCCCCCAGATTTTAGCTGTTTTGGCCTTTTTGTCCCTTGTCTGGGCCTGTCAATCTACAGCAAGCCCCGAGATCCCTGAAATGAGCAGCCAAGAACTACTACAACAACCCGCCCAGCGATCGGCTAGCTTTAGAGATGAAGTGGTGGTAGAAATTCAGGAAGAGCCCCTCTACATTCAGCAATTTAAGGCCTATATGGTCAACCAAGAAGGCAATCCCATCAAATGGTTGGGCAATGATGAATTGGGTAGCTTTTTAATTTTGGACCCAGGCGGCTTTATGGAAGGCGGCGACAACTATGGCGGCTATGAAGGCGAGTGGCGCTA
This genomic interval from Saprospira grandis contains the following:
- a CDS encoding YeiH family protein yields the protein MSKQQALANSWPIRILFVLLLVWALTPWANSAAALVVGLLFRHFLGHPFLSHSQKAVKKLLKVAVIGLGFGISAQEALQVGQEGFLLTVFSITLTLSLAFIIGRLLKMPRRESHLIGSGTAICGGSAIAAVAPVVNASERNISTALGVVFILNSIALVLFPLIGQAIGLSQADFGLWAAIAIHDTSSVVGAAHSYGEEALKVATTVKLARALWIIPIALLSAYWFKGEQKKIKIPYFIGGFLIAILINSYTPFPDVLSAGIKQAAKALLVLTLFLIGSNLSLEQMKKAGLKALSLGIVLWLIISLTSLFWILYL